From the Nerophis ophidion isolate RoL-2023_Sa linkage group LG18, RoL_Noph_v1.0, whole genome shotgun sequence genome, one window contains:
- the LOC133536799 gene encoding C2 domain-containing protein 3-like isoform X2 has product MNSQRLRSVKVGDYKKKVPSDVSPSTSLPPLVEGQLSCFLRVTVSQLIWTTPNPPLATFVRLRWWGESSNGTSFNPRDASLSLQKNIRTTARFPVHLSTKQFVSYLADMGSLTLEVLNKQDHLLIAQAQVTEIARLCQLHTISGFYTLLSPTSQKLGELEVSLSLEPLVEVHESISSAPTADFSTEALQVSSLATTSVEPADLKASSEKKSELCSKGTTARKKEHMISQTTQVDKDERVENVKLVEKRGMAVIPSSPKPCAQPSNDILSERGSKLRDAMVVSALKFDTGPASVLTDFQLPLQRDNTQPPSMPSPSTMFLENILPGKSALKHVNDVVAGGIRPGEMDHIAVDLLLGRLKTPPPPLSGVEALYPESLSTHSSVCGDSELSDPQYDQSLLEHLFYKTPMSDSRLDDAEVDVQKQKNSSSRTKNQLRQLECRMSDNPVEELHNSLGEVDVLLSPEQMMFLSLIRQANVSIDSMSVPTESATLPARKYMSKGKAPLLQRNKKCTYFVKYTLPKTSLSSRRGRNITGEGESTRVVSSKVTEGVVTFHQRSVFPVRFSKTAIEKWWAMDLLFKIYSRRIDQKKAVPVGQATYPLRRLLRSKQLSQSLALPVHGIEDNSETKELGLLRVLLELSTNSRESPETLPHIICSPQRESSRVSICAEDLSVNSLEDFTENVPIQQKGFKVASPHLNPHTASPRRSQQQMEEDPEVLLHMLLMVPDGKNFNCGPMQAVNVYFNCKLFWCDEMARSVVSWGRVNPSFNFAQVTPVALTAKLLERMKDNVMVIEVWQKTGSSSEEKLLGLVKLPLHQFYMSFRDSKIAQLLLRAQYPVLGVDCYLPVMDVFSSTCNGHLRVTLAMGRFEQVLALQRTREDEIQSLGCPVRPVHLLDHQPHPPAKVTPAQARAMKEHVFMIKVEKVSGLTPLQSTVWGEADCYVQYSFPCQEGAEIDAALDEHYTNLRPFRTTTTLCVPDPAFGHTETHVLLAPEGVPVQKLLLSSLSIQGLSSGGGVHFEVWCRYYYPNVRDQLVAKGILPLSKLCAIVTMQGQHGDEAQMFSLPLLPRADNNLMHQPQPSGLLDVCIRYKCRPVRADVQTGRGAASNVVTLVVQVHRGSGLQAAARVISQHDERYSYFAVVGVNSYVTVQLSFLPEEEQRCTRLTARTFCPEYNYHTEVCCDMLVHKSGGETFSLAEQLAEAVAIFTVWNRDNRKGNTFNPPNVILGTVKIPLLDLLRKTTGISGWFGVYTPLESTQTQHTLVGGLEISVAFSHHSERERVIKAALDLGWEPLQIQNDNEWLNEQGDWEHHTRKISLTFSIPRVWIPVHCLLLPGHEELQRSTYCYFRYKFYEQEAVCSQMKHPCVTEGSEATVTFQGSRTVELMSSQPLLWYLQEERLEVQVWVAFQKDKSQRPRDTDRLVGSAFIGLSSLAKTHQQKLSVSGVYPLFRRSAMDLQGAALRVHISLSVGRAPTVEDNQADSDSQEEILLVATEPAHRTPPPSPPKISNLESPINSSETTAHVAIPQPSKISEEDSFLVEIAVDRAMHINLKDCPKSGSSEGASFLCVSYITADSAEPVSTAVVANTNRATWNHQHKCRLYKQLLIDPEQSLVFKVWHKDNRGEVEQVIGFASVHLSPLLSGFQSVCGWYNLMDFNGQCNGQLKVSITPLKWVQNLRGQRKASSDKAGQNSSDLSQAAPCSYQTSATYNSFPSHISQYPEQHISSPDHLGRLFLKIESDRHQEHMQKVRLHHQSLQEQTETHLVCSSSNSGDINLPSSVVFSTLRKNLSELDKINQYFFSKMGKRDFSPTRERDCLHEKDTHKENELHLPSQQVHNGQFRLPTSTVLHSNSTSSPTKDKTSGIDLEIISSPRDPCMFSQESTSCPTTSAGLLAQNVPEVEAEDTGSEACRSPCSSEDDEEDYEEFVVEPRHLNELTTLTDKTSPWNSIVSDSVSIASECPEAELSQDNEDKSQNKRQESIRKDAGEASQSHSSDSFDGLLEEASDTDSDQDVTLQTVNANMAGDAGSLPDEALQADNPRLQVLVPNFFLPPRQLETSLMGIRLAPSFANSSSDTDQCALPHRGPWLHPNMSPTSMNRETQRLSRIIAPTFEYDDDY; this is encoded by the exons GTGTCCCTGAGTTTGGAGCCCCTGGTTGAGGTCCATGAGAGCATCAGCTCAGCGCCAACTGCAGATTTCAGCACTGAAGCACTTCAGGTCTCCTCGCTGGCCACTACGTCTGTGGAGCCTGCAGATCTTAAAGCGAGCAGTGAAAAAAAATCTGAGCTTTGCAGCAAAGGAACCACAGCAAG AAAGAAAGAGCACATGATTTCCCAAACCACCCAGGTGGATAAAGATGAGCGAGTAGAGAATGTGAAGCTGGTAGAGAAACGCGGAATGGCTGTGATTCCTTCCAGTCCGAAACCCTGTGCCCAACCGAGCAATGACATCCTCTCAG AACGTGGGAGCAAACTTAGGGACGCCATGGTGGTTTCAGCATTGAAATTTGACACTGGTCCTGCGTCGGTTCTGACTGACTTTCAACTCCCACTGCAGAGGGACAACACCCAACCACCCTCCAT GCCCTCTCCATCTACAATGTTCCTGGAAAATATCCTGCCTGGCAAGTCAGCTCTCAAGCACGTAAATGACGTTGTCGCAGGAGGTATCCGTCCTGGTGAGATGGATCACATAGCTGTGGATCTCCTCCTCGGCAG GTTGAAGACACCTCCTCCACCGCTCAGTGGGGTTGAAGCCCTTTACCCTGAATCTCTGTCCACTCATAGCAGTGTTTGCGGAGACAGCGAGCTCAGCGACCCACAATATGATCAGAGCTTGCTGGAGCATTTGTTTTATAAAACACCT ATGTCAGATTCAAGACTAGATGACGCAGAGGTGGACGTTCAAAAGCAGAAAAACAGTTCATCCAGGACCAAGAATCAGTTAAGACAGTTAGAGTGCAGGATGAGCGACAA TCCAGTTGAAGAGCTCCATAACTCTCTGGGTGAAGTTGATGTTCTTTTAAGTCCGGAGCAGATGATGTTTCTGAGCTTGATACGACAGGCCAATGTGAGCATCGACTCCATGAGCGTCCCAACAGAAAGCGCAACGCTCCCAGCAAGAAAGTACATGAGCAAAGGGAAAGCTCCTTTACTGCAACGTAATAAAAAGTG CACTTATTTTGTCAAGTATACGTTACCAAAGACTTCCTTATCCAGTCGACGTGGTCGAAATATTACAGGAGAGGGGGAGTCGACCAGAGTTGTTTCCAGCAAAGTCACAGAAGGAG TGGTGACGTTCCATCAGCGCTCCGTGTTTCCTGTGCGCTTCAGTAAAACCGCCATTGAAAAGTGGTGGGCAATGGATCTCCTTTTCAAAATTTACTCCAGAAGAATTGACCAAAAAAAG GCGGTTCCTGTCGGACAAGCCACATATCCACTGCGCCGTCTACTGCGGAGCAAGCAGCTCAGCCAATCTCTTGCTCTACCAGTGCACGGTATAGAGGACAACAGCGAAACAAAGGAACTAGGACTTCTCAGG GTGCTGTTAGAACTTTCTACCAACAGCAGAGAATCTCCTGAAACATTACCACACATTATTTGCAGTCCTCAAAGAGAGTCTTCGCGTGTCAGCATTTGCGCAGAGGACTTATCCGTCAACTCTTTAGAAGATTTCACAGAGAATGTCCCCATCCAGCAGAAAGGCTTCAAAGTAGCCTCTCCACATCTTAACCCCCACACAGCCTCTCCTCGTAGATCTCAGCAGCAGATGGAGGAAGACCCAGAGGTCTTATTGCATATGCTGCTCATGGTGCCAGACGGAAAGAACTTCAACTGTGGGCCCATGCAGGCTGTTAATGTCTACTTCAACTGTAAGCTCTTTTGGTGCGATGAGATGGCGAGGTCTGTGGTCAGCTGGGGGCGTGTAAACCCTTCCTTTAACTTTGCTCAG GTAACTCCTGTGGCTTTGACTGCAAAGCTACTGGAGAGGATGAAGGACAATGTGATGGTAATTGAAGTGTGGCAGAAAACCGGAAGCTCCAGTGAGGAGAAACTACTCGGTCTTGTCAAACTACCTCTCCACCAGTTCTACATGTCATTTAG GGACTCCAAGATTGCCCAACTTCTTCTACGGGCACAGTACCCTGTTTTAGGGGTGGACTGCTACCTCCCAGTCATGGATGTGTTCTCCAGCACTTGTAATGGACACCTCAGGGTCACTCTGGCTATGGGCCGTTTCGAGCAGGTACTCGCTCTGCAGCGCACCAGAGAAGACGAAATCCAGTCACTGGGCTGCCCCGTGAGACCGGTGCATCTGCTTGATCACCAGCCTCATCCACCAGCAAag GTGACTCCAGCGCAAGCACGAGCAATGAAAGAGCATGTGTTTATGATTAAGGTTGAGAAGGTCTCTGGGCTGACACCTCTCCAATCAACGGTGTGGGGTGAGGCTGACTGTTACGTCCAGTACAGTTTCCCTTGTCAGGAAGGTGCAGAAATCGACGCAGCCCTGGATGAGCATT ACACCAACCTGAGGCCCTTTCGTACCACCACCACTCTCTGTGTTCCTGACCCAGCATTTGGCCATACAGAGACACACGTGCTTTTGGCTCCTGAGGGCGTCCCAGTCCAAAAGCTGCTGCTCAGCTCTCTTTCAATACAAGGCCTGAGCAGCGGAGGGGGTGTCCATTTTGAAGTGTGGTGCAG ATACTATTACCCGAATGTCAGAGACCAGCTAGTGGCCAAAGGAATTCTCCCCCTGTCCAAGTTGTGTGCCATAGTCACAATGCAGGGACAGCATGGTGATGAGGCCCAGATGTTTTCTTTGCCTCTGCTACCGAGGGCAGACAACAACTTGATGCACCAGCCTCAGCCGTCTG GCTTGCTTGATGTGTGCATCCGGTACAAGTGCCGTCCCGTGAGAGCTGATGTGCAGACTGGCAGAGGAGCTGCCTCTAATGTGGTGACACTGGTGGTTCAAGTGCACAGAGGGTCCGGTTTGCAGGCAGCAGCCAG AGTTATATCCCAACACGACGAGAGGTACAGTTACTTTGCTGTCGTAGGAGTGAACTCCTACGTCACCGTCCAGTTGTCCTTCTTGCCCGAGGAAGAGCAAAGGTGCACCCGTTTGACTGCCAGGACCTTCTGCCCAGAGTATAACTACCACACAGAGGTTTGCTGCGACATGCTCGTACACAAGAGCGGCGGGGAGACCTTCAGTCTGGCGGAGCAGCTGGCAGAAGCTGTTGCCATCTTCACTGTTTGGAATAGAGACAACCGCAAAG GCAATACTTTCAACCCTCCAAATGTGATTTTGGGCACAGTGAAAATTCCGCTGCTTGATCTCCTCCGGAAAACAACAG GTATTTCAGGCTGGTTTGGGGTCTACACGCCCCTGGAATCCACACAAACTCAGCACACCCTGGTTGGCGGCCTTGAGATCTCAGTCGCCTTTTCCCACCACTCCGAGCGGGAACGGGTCATTAAGGCTGCTCTGGATTTGGGTTGGGAGCCACTTCAGATCCAGAATGACAATGAATGGCTTAACGAACAGGGAGACTGGGAACACCACACAAGGAAAATATCCCTGACCTTTTCCATACCCAGGGTTTGGATCCCTGTGCACTGCTTGCTCCTGCCGGGACATGAGGAGCTACAGCGATCCACATACTGCTACTTTCGCTACAAATTCTATGAGCAGGAGGCCGTCTGCTCGCAGATGAAACACCCGTGTGTGACTGAGGGCAGCGAGGCCACCGTGACCTTCCAAGGAAGTCGCACTGTTGAGCTAATGAGCTCCCAGCCTTTGTTGTGGTACCTTCAAGAGGAGCGGCTGGAGGTTCAGGTATGGGTTGCTTTCCAGAAAGACAAAAGCCAGCGGCCCCGTGACACTGACCGCCTGGTGGGCTCTGCTTTTATTGGTCTGTCCTCCCTTGCAAAGACACACCAGCAGAAGTTGTCTGTCAGCG GAGTGTATCCACTGTTCAGACGCTCGGCGATGGACCTGCAGGGTGCCGCTCTAAGGGTGCACATCAGCCTGTCGGTAGGCCGTGCGCCGACTGTAGAGGACAACCAAGCGGACTCTGATAGCCAGGAAGAGATCTTATTAGTGGCGACAGAGCCAGCACATCGTACTCCCCCACCTTCCCCTCCAAAAATATCCAATTTGGAAAGTCCGATCAACTCGAGTGAGACAACTGCACATGTCGCTATACCTCAGCCGTCCAAAATTAGTGAGGAAGATTCCTTCTTGGTGGAAATTGCAGTGGACAGGGCAATGCACATTAATCTGAAAG ATTGTCCGAAATCTGGGAGCAGTGAAGGGGCATCATTTCTCTGCGTCTCTTACATCACTGCTGACTCTGCAGAACCAGTGTCCACGGCTGTGGTGGCCAACACAAACCGTGCCACCTGGAACCATCAGCATAAATGCCG GCTTTACAAGCAGCTGCTAATTGATCCAGAGCAAAGCCTGGTGTTCAAAGTTTGGCATAAAGACAACAGAGGAG AAGTGGAGCAGGTGATTGGGTTTGCCTCTGTACACCTGTCCCCTTTGCTGTCTGGGTTCCAGTCAGTATGCGGCTGGTACAATCTCATGGATTTCAATGGTCAGTGTAATGGTCAGCTTAAAGTCTCCATCACACCACTGAAGTGGGTCCAAAACTTGCGTGGGCAGAGAAAAGCTTCCAGTGACAAAGCTGGCCAAAACTCAAGT GATTTATCCCAGGCTGCACCATGCAGCTACCAGACAAGTGCCACGTACAACAGCTTTCCTTCTCACATCAGCCAATACCCTGAGCAGCACATCTCATCGCCTGACCACTTGGGCAGACTATTTCTCAAAAT TGAGAGCGACCGTCACCAAGAGCACATGCAGAAAGTGCGTCTTCATCATCAGAGTCTTCAGGAACAAACTGAGACTCATTTGGTCTGTAGCAGCAGCAACAGTGGCGACATCAACCTTCCCAGCTCTGTGGTCTTTTCAACACTCAG GAAGAATCTGAGCGAGCTGGACAAAATCAACCAATATTTCTTCAGTAAGATGGGTAAACGTGATTTTTCGCCCACAAGGGAACGGGACTGTCTTCACGAGAAAGACACCCATAAGGAAAATGAGCTACATCTTCCATCCCAACAAGTCCACAACG GTCAATTCCGACTACCAACTTCCACCGTCCTCCACAGCAACTCAACATCTTCTCCCACCAAAGACAAGACCTCAGGCATTGATCTAGAGATCATCTCCAGTCCACGCGACCCTTGCATGTTTTCCCAGGAATCCACATCTTGTCCAACGACATCTGCAGGCCTCCTCGCGCAGAACGTGCCCGAGGTAGAAGCAGAAGACACGGGCAGTGAAGCATGTCGATCACCATGCAGTAGTGAGGATGACGAGGAAGATTACGAGGAATTTGTCGTGGAGCCGAGGCATTTGAACGAGTTGACAACTTTGACGGATAAGACCAGTCCTTGGAATAGCATCGTGTCAGACTCTGTTTCAATTGCCTCTGAGTGCCCAGAGGCTGAACTGAGTCAGGATAATGAAGATAAAAGTCAAAACAAAAGACAGGAATCCATCAGGAAAGACGCAGGAGAGGCGAGCCAAAGCCATTCCAGTGACAGTTTTGATGGTCTGTTAGAAGAGGCATCAGACACAGACAGCGACCAGGATGTTACGCTGCAAACTGTCAATGCCAACATGGCGGGTGATGCTGGGTCATTGCCCGATGAGGCTTTGCAGGCCGACAACCCCAGACTCCAAGT CTTGGTCCCCAACTTTTTCCTGCCCCCACGCCAGCTGGAAACCTCTCTAATGGGCATTCGCTTAGCGCCCTCATTCGCTAATTCGTCCAGCGACACG GACCAGTGCGCTCTACCTCACAGGGGGCCTTGGCTGCATCCCAACATGTCACCTACATCCATGAACAGAGAGACGCAGAGATTAAGTAGAATAATTGCTCCTACCTTCGAATACGATGATGATTATTAG